The segment TCGATAACTCACGGTGGAGGTCGAAGGTTGAGGCGAGGTGACTGGAGGACGATTGGGTGTTGGCGTTGATGGAGGCAACGTAGGACGGGCAATCGGTGTTCCAGATACGGGCACGGTTGGCAGATTCTCAGGTGGAGTGGGAGACACGGTGGTTGGGGGCAGTGCTGGGCTGGGTCGAGTCGCAACTGGAGGTGTCACAGGGGCAGGAGGACGGACAACCGGAGTCGGCACACCACCGTTTCCAGATGCAGAAGCGATCAGCGTCGGCAAATCTTGATTGTGCGTTAAGTAGATGTGAGGCAGAGTTTGGTTGTTATAGACCCGCTTCGTCATGCGCCACCCCGGATTTAGCTCAATCCGGGCAAAGCCATTGGTGTAACCATGAGTTCTCCCGATTTCGAGCGGAGGAGTGTTGCCGCGATGGGACACTGCCATCAGCACCAGATCATCTCCCTGACGCACCACCCGCAGGCTATATTGCAAGCCTAAATCCTCATTGCCCACCCGCAGCGAGTAACCGTTGCTATCAGTGCTGCGATTACAGATTCCAGTAAAGTCAAAATTCAGCAACACTGGATCGATTGTCGTCGGACCGTTGCCTGTCTCATTCCAACAGGCGCGACGATTATTTAACTGCTCCAAAATCAGCAGTTGATGAGATGTACCGCCCACTGGAGCAGCGATCGCCACTAATCGGCTCTGATCCACTTCCCGCTGCTCAAATCTCACGGCGGCAGCAGGTTCCCAAAAACCACTCAGCCCAACTCCAACAGCGGCTAATAAACCCAGCCGCAACCCAACTCCACCTTTCATCGTTAATGCCTATCTAAGTCGCTAATGTATCGTTCGTTGTTATCCACGACGAACCGGAACATTGGGAGTTGCGAGGGTTATTCAGCTTCCTTAACTGGCACAACAGACCTGATTGAAATTAGGACGAATGGGTACTTCAGCCCAATTCATCCCAAGCAAAAAATCCGGCTCAGAGATTGCTCACAGGAGATTTATTAATGTTGATATTTCATGACTTAACCCATGAAAGTCATAAAAATTTCCCCAGGCTTCTAGAAATCTGCCCTAATATGAAATTTGTAAATTATGTGACTGATCATCAGCCCCTCATTTCTTTCGCAATCAGTTTATAAAGAAAAGATCGGTGTTAGAGCCTATCCGAGAACCTCCAAGCATGGTTTTTGAAACTTAGGTAAGGTGGGCATTGCCCACACTACACAAGGAGTCTTCGGATTGATTCTTAGCACTATTTGATAGGTTAGTTACTGCCTCTAAAGTCCTGCCTGTTTAGCAAGATTCTTTAATCTTAAGGAGAAGCCTGTGAGTCCAGAAACGCTCGTCCAACTTCCAAACTTGACTGCTCCCACATCGCCCTATGACTCGGCAGAATTTGACGCCCATGTCATGGCAACCTATGCCCGTTTTCCATTGACTTTAGAGCGAGGCTTGGGGTGTCGAGTTTGGGATGCTGAAGGGCGAGAATACCTGGATTTTGTCGCTGGCATCGCCACTTGCACCCTCGGTCATGCTCACCCTGCCATGATTGAGGCAGTCACCCAGCAAATTCAAAAACTGCACCACGTTTCTAATCTCTACTACATTCGAGAGCAGGGAGATCTGGCGAAGTGGCTGATTGAACACTCCTGCGCCGATCGCGCCTTCTTCTGTAACTCTGGGGCGGAGGCAAACGAGGGAGCCATCAAATTAGCGCGAAAGTACGCTCACACCGTTCTCAAGATTGAGAGTCCGGTGATTTTGACGGCTCATGCCAGCTTCCACGGTCGCACTCTGGCAACGATCACCGCAACGGGGCAACCGAAATATCAAAAGAACTTTGATCCGTTGATGCCGGGGTTCCACTACGTCCCCTACAACGACATTACAGCCATTGAAGAGGCGATCGCCCTATTGGATACCCCCAGTCGTCACGTTGCCGCGATCATGCTGGAGCCATTGCAGGGTGAAGGGGGTGTGCGTCCGGGGGATGTGGCTTACTTCCAACGGGTGCGTCAGATCTGTGATGAAAAAGGCATCCTGCTGATTCTGGATGAAGTTCAAGTGGGAATGGGACGTACGGGACACCAGTGGGGGTATGAGAATTTGGGGATTGAACCCGATATCTTCACCTCTGCGAAAGGATTAGGTGGTGGCATTCCCATTGGGGCGATGCTGTGCAAATCCTTCTGTGATGTATTTCAACCGGGAGATCACGCCAGCACCTTTGGCGGCAATCCCTTTGCCTGCGGTGTTGCGCTCAAAGTTTGCCAAACCCTGGAGCAAGACAACCTGTTAGAGAATGTGCGACAACGGGGTGAGCAGTTGAGAAGTGGACTCAAGGCGATCGCTCAGAAGTATCCCAACCTGATCACGGAAGTGCGGGGATGGGGTCTGATCAACGGATTGGTTTTGAATTCTGACATCGAACTCACGTCTAGCCAGATCGTGAAAGCAGCAATGGATGACGGCTTATTGCTCGTGCCTGCGGGTCCAAAGGTCGTGCGCTTTGTGCCTCCGTTGATTGTCAACGAAGCCGAAATCGACGGGGCATTGCAGGCGATCGAACGGGCATTGGCGGCATTAGGGTAGTCAGTAGTCAGTAGTTGATAGTCAATGGTCAGTAGTCAGTAGTTGATAGTCAATGGTCAATAGTTGATAGTCAATAGTTGATAGTCAATGGTCAATAGTTGATAGTCAATAGTTGATGGTCAATAGTTGATGGTCAACAGTCAATAGTTGATGGTCAACAGTCAATAGTTGATAGTTGATAGTCAATAGTTGAGGTTTGTAGTCGATGAACCACTAACCATTGACCACTGACCACTGACTATTGACTATTGACCACTAACCACTGACCACTGACTATTGACCATTAACCATTAACCATTAACTCACAACAAAATCAACCCCTGACGTGCCCCCAGCGTCACAGCTTCAGTGCGACTAGAGGCACCCAGTTTATTGAAAATAGAGCTGATGTGAAATTTAACCGTGTGTTCTGAAATCGTTAGCCGACGGGCGATCGCCTTATTGCCCAGCCCTTCGGCTAACATGCTCAGCACCTCAATTTCACGGGGAGTCAGGGGTTGATTCGTCGCTGAGGGAAGTGATGATCGCGGTGAGGTTGGAGTCATCGGCAGTGACCCCAAAAATTCTGGATGCAGGACGATTAACCCTGTGGCTACAGCCTCGATCGCGGTGGTGATCTCATCTGCGGTTGCTTCGGCGGGCAAAATGCCCTGGATGCCCGATTGCAGCAGATCGCTCACCCAGGAACTCTGGACGTTATCCACCAGAACGACGATCGCTGGCAGAGCCATCTCGCGTTCTAAAGCTGGCAGAGCCGTTAGGGTTTCATCCTCCTGCAACTCTAGCTCCATCAGCACGACATCCGGTTGCAGCGCATCCAACTGCTCAGCCAGATCACGATGTGTCACACTCCCCACTATTGTTAACACCGCACTTTGCGCCAACACTGTCTCTAGACCCACACGGGCGATCGCTGAGTTCGCTGCAATCAAAACCCTCACTGTCGAGATCATGCAACATCAACCTGGGCTGAGTTCACTAAAACTGTCTTCAGAAATTGATTTACGGCGTGACTGGGAATGGCGATCGCCAACCCATTGATAATCATACTGTTGATGCCAATCACCTCACCCTGTGCGTTTGCCAACGGACCACCTGAATTGCCGGGTGCCAACCGAACATCCGCTCGAATCCAGCCATAGTGATCTGAAGGGCAAATCGTGTGAACAATTCCCGTGGTTAATGCCCCACTCACGCCCCAGGGGTTGCCGACCGCAAGCACCAATTCCCCCACCCGCAAATGCTCAGAGTCCCCAATAACAACAGGGGTGACGGCCGCCTCAACGGTGAGAGCCGCGAGATCGCGTTCTGGGTCACGAGCAACGACCGCTGCTTCCAAACTACGACCATCCCACAACTCAACAACGGCAGTTGATCCTCGGATGACATGGGCATTGGTGATGATCGTGCTGGACTGATTGAGCGGTGAGACGTGCCAGATCACACCCGACCCTGCACCCCATCGTCGTCCCCGCACTTGCACCGTTGAGCAACGAAGGGATTCTGTGACTTCACTCAACGCCTGAGCGATCGCCTGATGGTTAGCACTGAGGTTCATCGCGCCTCCTTCAGGGGACGCTCGCCCACGGTAATGGTGATTTCGGTTAACGTCCCTCCCCGAACAATTTGAGCCGTCAGGGGTTTGCCGACGCGATCGGGGTCAAGCATGGTGTGCACATCACGGACATCGCGGATTGGAGTTTGGTCTAACGCGACCAAAATATCGCCAATCAACACACCTGCGCGATCGGCAGGGGCATCGGGTTCAACGCTGACCACAATCACACCCCCGTCGTGGGACAAGCCCAGAGTCTCTTGCAGGGTTTTGGGCAATTGAACGGGTTGCATTCCCAAGCCCAGATATCCGCGTGCAATCCGTCCCTTTTGCAAAAGCTGGTTGACGACGCGATCAATCGTGCTGGCAGGAATCGTCAGAATGGCTCCACGCGGACCCGCTGTATTAATGCCAATGATTTCTCCTTGAACGGTGACAAGGGGACTGCCCGCAAAGCCGGGGTAGGGTGTGATGTCGGGGCGAATGAACTGGTCGATCTGTCCACCATGCCACGATCGCCAGGTTCCACTCAGGGCACTGACCACCCCCATACAGGCACTGGTGTTGCCTTCATTAGAGCGGGCAATCGCCAACACGATATGTCCCACTTTCAGAGAGGCTGCATCTGCCAGTTCCGCTGTGGGCAGATTGGTTTCCTGAATTTGCAGGATGGCTAGATCGGTGCCGCTATCGCGTGCTACAAGCTGTGCCGGAAGCATGCGCCCATCGGATAGCGTCACAGTAATGTCGTCTTCTCGCTTGACGGTGTGATCGGCAGTTACCACATAGCCCGATCGCCAGTGGATGCCGCTAGATGCCATGCGGTGTCGGGCATTGACCGCAACTACGACTGGAGCAGCATGGGCGATCGCCTCCGCCAATCCATTTGAAAACGCCAATAAGGCACTGGATGATTCAGTTGTAAGGGGCATGTTTGTTCTCCTGACGCTTTCATTGCCGGAAACCATGCGATTTCCTTACTTTTAGAATGACAATTGGTCAGGAGGTTCAACATCAGAGAAATGGGCAGATCCCATCCCGGAAAAATGGCTAGGAGAAATAACGTGTAGGGGCGCGATGCATCGCGCCCCTACACGTTATTTCGGTGTGTTCTGCAATTCAGGTCGTTCTTCAGGAACGATCGCCCCTTCTACAGGGCAGACTTGCAAACAGATACCACAGTCGATGCAGGTCGCAAAATCAATCCAGTACCAATCGGTTCCCTTCGTGTTTTTGCCTGGACCCTCATGAATGCAGGCAACCGGGCAAGCGTCTACACAGTCGGCAACGCCTTCGCATGTATTTGTAACAATCGTATGGGGCACGGTGTTCTTCTCTCAAACAATCGACAGGAGTAGCCAACGATGGCTTCTTCTAGCCTATCAGTTTCATCTCATCTTCACCCGGTTAGCCAATTTGCTCGATTTCAGGCTGACCGTCTGCCTGAATCCAGGCAATTTGGCTGATGTTGCGACGTTGGGCATAGGCTCTAGTCGTTTCAGCATCAGGATGATGGCTGAGATCCACCTCAACTCGCACTAGATTAGTAGACTCTCGAATTTTGTGAGCATAGGCAAACGCCGCAGCCTGTGCCTGGGGGGTTATCGGCACAACCAACCAATGGCTGGGAGGCGTATCAAGAGGTAACCGTCCGGTTGGCAACAGCGTTTGGTGTAGCTCTTCGATATTGAAGACAAAGCCAATACCGGGATGAGTTTCACCCTGGGGATGATATAGCCCCAATAACTGGTCATAGCGTCCACCCTGACCTAACACTCGCTGTCCTGCTGAGCCACTGATCACTTCAAACACAATGCCCGTGTAGTAGTCCAGCGTTTGGATCAGGCTCAAGTCGAGAATCAGCGGAGGCGTTGGACGGGCTTGAGCGGCAGATGTTTCCTCCAACAGCTCAATCAAAGACTTTAGATTATTGACAGCGTTTCGTTGAGTCGCGTCTAAATCCAGTTTTGAAACCCGTTGCAACACATCCGCTGGACGACCCCGCAAGTCAAACAGCAACAGGGCCCGCTCCCGTAACTCATCCGACAATGGCAAGGTTTCCAGCGACAGCCGATCGAGTGTGGCGATCGCCCCCCGCACCTGCTCCCGCACACTTTCTGGAAAGGCAGACAGGAGCGATCGTGTCAGTCCCGCCTCACCCAGGATCAGATACCACGAGTCAAGCTCTAGGGAATTCATGCAATCGCTCAGCAGCAGCAAGACTTCCGCATCAGCGACCACACCGCCACCACCAATTAACTCCACCCCCGCTTGATAAAACTCCTGCTGAGAAGTGTGGCTTCCCTTAGCTGCACGACGAAACACATTGGCGTTGTAGTACAACCGTTGGGGTAAGGTCGCTCCTGCCATTCGAGTTACAGCCGCACGAGCGATCGAAGCCGTCAATTCTGGACGTAACCCCAACGCCTCGTTTTCAATCTCCTGCAACTGAATCACAGTAGATTGTTGCACCGCCCCACCCGCCATTAGTGTATCCATCCGCTCCAGAGTTGACGTGATGATGCGGTGATAACCCCAGCGATGAAAGACATTTTGTAACCGATCTTCAATCCAGCGTTTCTGAGCCACATCCAGAGGCAATAGATCTCTGGCTCCGACTGGAGGTTGATACACCATTATTTCTTTTTCCCGCCAAATAAACCACCAAATAAGCCTCCTCCAGATGAGGTGTTGGGCTTTCCACCCTTGGGATTGGGTTTAGCTCCCTTCGTGGCACTTCCACTGGCTTGTTCACCAGGAGCTTTCCAGTTGGGGTCAAGTGCCTGCAAACCTGTTCGAGCCAACTCATTACTTGAGTTCAGTTTGAATGCCTGATTGAAGTGAACCTTTGCCATCGTGGGTTGTTTGCCCTGGAGATAAATCTGCCCTAAAAATGCATGACCATCACTGGCAAGATCAGTGCATTCAGGAGTTTTATTAGCAAGCTCTAGCCCATCTCGGATTTCTTTGATGGCACCTGTGGAATTTCCTTTTCCCCAAAACTCCTTGCCTCGTCGGTAATACCCTTCAATTAAGTCGCGAGTTTCTCGTCTGGGTGGTGGCCCTGGTGGCGGTGGTGGTGGCGGTGGCCCATCTTGCTTTTTACTAGGATCTTCATAGCTCCTTGGAATTGGTCGTCGATCATCACCTGTTGTTTTCATCAGGTAAATCAGATTCAACTCGCTGATTTGCCCGGTCAACTCCAACGTCTGATCCAGGTGTTCATATTGTTTTGCCGCCAACTCTTTCATTGCCACCCGGTAGGGTTGCTCAATATCCCCACGAGCACTGGCCAAGCGTCGTGCCGACTCACTCACCAACATAACCGTATCTTGCTGCCGAGCCGCTTGCTGTCCTTTGAGTTTGACGAGCAGGAGGTGATCCGTATAATTCTCTTTGTTTGAGAGTTTTTCGTAGGCTGGATTCACCAGTTTTGAGAGAATCTCAGCCGCCCGCTTACGGTCTTCCTCACTTTCAGTTGCATAGCTGTCAGGGTGCAGGCGACGTGCAATCTTGAGATACTGCTTACGAATATCCCCGGGATCAGCATTCACCGGGACTCCCAAAATTGCGTGGTAGTCGGTGCAGTCTAGATTAAAGAGTCCTAGCTCAATTTTGAATGACATTCTGCGTATCTCGCTTAGCTGTCACTGTAATTCTATCTAGTGTACTTTCTGTAGAACCCTTTCGGACAGATGTTTGTCAGAGTTTCACAAGGAATATGGCTCTATTGTCAATCGGGGATTCCCCGAATAGAGAGTAGATTTTTGTAAACACTGCCTCAAATTGAATCCCAAAATCGAGCTCACAGAGGGGTAAATGCTAAAGGTTTAATCTGCCCTAAGGTATGGCTGAGAGCCGTGTGAATGTGTCCATTGGTAGCTAAAATGCGACCCGATTGCAGCACAAACGGACTGTTGTCGTAAGCCGTTACCACCCCACCCGCTTCTTCAACTAAAACGACACCTGCTGCCATATCCCAGGGAGATAGCCCCCGTTCCCAATAGCCATCCAGACGTCCGCAAGCGACATAAGCCAGATCCATTGAGGCAGAGCCACCTCGCCGCACCCCTTGAGTTAAATGGGTGAGATGACAAAATTCAGCGTAATTATTGTCGGAAGTTTCGCGGCGATCGTAAGCGAACCCTGTCACTAATAAACTCTTACTGAGTTCTGAAGTGGTAGAAACACGGATAGGTTGACGATTGCGAGTTGCACCCAAACCCTTGGCAGCCCGAAACAGCTCTTGAAGAGACGGATTGTAGACAACGCCTACTTGCGGGATACCCTCAATTAACAAGCCGATGGACACCGCGTAAAAAGGATACTGATGGGCAAAATTGGTGGTTCCATCTAAGGGGTCGATCGCCCAGAGGTAGGTTGCAGTGGCATCACCTGATCGCCCTGATTCTTCTGCTAAGATAGCATGCCCCGGAAAGTGGCGTTTAATAACAGTGAGAATGGCATGTTCTGCGGCTTTATCCGCTTCTGTCACCAAATCACCGGGTCGTCCCTTCTCAATAATATTGTCTAGCTTTCCCCAATAGCTTTGTAGAATGGCTCCTCCAGTCAATGCTGCTTCGGTGGCAATGTCCAGAAATGGGTGCAGGTGGTCGGGTGAAAGAGACGTCATAGAAAAAATACTTTTATGGGTCAGTGGTGCGAAATTCTTGCGGCATCTGTCGCATGGGATGCTCTGCGTTCCAGATGCCAATCCCCATAAGCCGGGCTTTCTCCTGGGCGTTGATGAGCCGCTGTTCATATCGCAAATTGGGCGATCGCGATGACGCTAGTACAACCCCTTCTGCAACAAGCTGTTCATTCAACAGCACTCCATTTTTCCAGACGTAGGCTAATTTAAGCACTGAACCACTATCAGTAGCAGCTTCTGGCTCCACATCGGTTTCTAAAATCACCACCGAGTCATCGCCCAACAGAGTTTGCAATCGCTCTTTCGCCTGACTATACCAGGGTTCCTGCTTCTGGGCAGGCGTCTCAATACCCAACAGACGAACTCGTTCGGCTTGCTGGTTGGCAGGGTTGATCACTTCAATCGTTTGACCACTCACCACCCGCGCCACCCGTACTGACATGGAGCCAGGACGCAATGAGGCATCTCCTCCAAAAAGGCTGGCAGGTTGGCATCCCCACAAAAAGATAACTAAACTCACGATGACCCAGATTCGCCGTGCCCACAGCCCACTCAAGCCCCTACTCTTCATCGAGTGGCAATCCTTTACGCACCTTACCCTTCCCAAAATAACGCCCAAATTGCAGCTCGTACACTTCATCTTCATCTTGAGTTGCAACTTCTAGATCAGAGCGGGGGTAGCTGACACATAACAGGGCGTATCCCTCTGCCTGTAGCTCACGGGAGAGACCCATCGCCTCCGGTTGGTAAATCTCACCTGAGATGATACGCACCGCACAACTAGTACAAGCACCATTCCGACAGGAAAACGGTAGCTCGACTCCTTGCTGCTCAGCCGTTTGCAGAATGTAGCGATCTGAAGGGACTTGAATGACAGAAAGAGTGTCAGTACGGCGATCGCAAATTTTTACAGTGTAAACATCAGTCATAGTCAATGTGTGGGTGATCCAATGCCTCGCAACCCCACCAAAACGGATCACCTTGTAGGACTGCAAATACCAGGATAAAGGATTTGAGTGGTATCTGCGCCTACGAAACTATTCCAGGCACAGCGACTCC is part of the Oscillatoria sp. FACHB-1407 genome and harbors:
- a CDS encoding response regulator transcription factor — protein: MISTVRVLIAANSAIARVGLETVLAQSAVLTIVGSVTHRDLAEQLDALQPDVVLMELELQEDETLTALPALEREMALPAIVVLVDNVQSSWVSDLLQSGIQGILPAEATADEITTAIEAVATGLIVLHPEFLGSLPMTPTSPRSSLPSATNQPLTPREIEVLSMLAEGLGNKAIARRLTISEHTVKFHISSIFNKLGASSRTEAVTLGARQGLILL
- a CDS encoding S1C family serine protease; this encodes MPLTTESSSALLAFSNGLAEAIAHAAPVVVAVNARHRMASSGIHWRSGYVVTADHTVKREDDITVTLSDGRMLPAQLVARDSGTDLAILQIQETNLPTAELADAASLKVGHIVLAIARSNEGNTSACMGVVSALSGTWRSWHGGQIDQFIRPDITPYPGFAGSPLVTVQGEIIGINTAGPRGAILTIPASTIDRVVNQLLQKGRIARGYLGLGMQPVQLPKTLQETLGLSHDGGVIVVSVEPDAPADRAGVLIGDILVALDQTPIRDVRDVHTMLDPDRVGKPLTAQIVRGGTLTEITITVGERPLKEAR
- a CDS encoding 2Fe-2S iron-sulfur cluster-binding protein, with amino-acid sequence MTDVYTVKICDRRTDTLSVIQVPSDRYILQTAEQQGVELPFSCRNGACTSCAVRIISGEIYQPEAMGLSRELQAEGYALLCVSYPRSDLEVATQDEDEVYELQFGRYFGKGKVRKGLPLDEE
- a CDS encoding thermonuclease family protein, producing MKSRGLSGLWARRIWVIVSLVIFLWGCQPASLFGGDASLRPGSMSVRVARVVSGQTIEVINPANQQAERVRLLGIETPAQKQEPWYSQAKERLQTLLGDDSVVILETDVEPEAATDSGSVLKLAYVWKNGVLLNEQLVAEGVVLASSRSPNLRYEQRLINAQEKARLMGIGIWNAEHPMRQMPQEFRTTDP
- a CDS encoding S1C family serine protease; its protein translation is MNLSANHQAIAQALSEVTESLRCSTVQVRGRRWGAGSGVIWHVSPLNQSSTIITNAHVIRGSTAVVELWDGRSLEAAVVARDPERDLAALTVEAAVTPVVIGDSEHLRVGELVLAVGNPWGVSGALTTGIVHTICPSDHYGWIRADVRLAPGNSGGPLANAQGEVIGINSMIINGLAIAIPSHAVNQFLKTVLVNSAQVDVA
- a CDS encoding J domain-containing protein, which translates into the protein MSFKIELGLFNLDCTDYHAILGVPVNADPGDIRKQYLKIARRLHPDSYATESEEDRKRAAEILSKLVNPAYEKLSNKENYTDHLLLVKLKGQQAARQQDTVMLVSESARRLASARGDIEQPYRVAMKELAAKQYEHLDQTLELTGQISELNLIYLMKTTGDDRRPIPRSYEDPSKKQDGPPPPPPPPGPPPRRETRDLIEGYYRRGKEFWGKGNSTGAIKEIRDGLELANKTPECTDLASDGHAFLGQIYLQGKQPTMAKVHFNQAFKLNSSNELARTGLQALDPNWKAPGEQASGSATKGAKPNPKGGKPNTSSGGGLFGGLFGGKKK
- a CDS encoding indolepyruvate ferredoxin oxidoreductase subunit alpha, giving the protein MPHTIVTNTCEGVADCVDACPVACIHEGPGKNTKGTDWYWIDFATCIDCGICLQVCPVEGAIVPEERPELQNTPK
- a CDS encoding aspartate aminotransferase family protein; its protein translation is MSPETLVQLPNLTAPTSPYDSAEFDAHVMATYARFPLTLERGLGCRVWDAEGREYLDFVAGIATCTLGHAHPAMIEAVTQQIQKLHHVSNLYYIREQGDLAKWLIEHSCADRAFFCNSGAEANEGAIKLARKYAHTVLKIESPVILTAHASFHGRTLATITATGQPKYQKNFDPLMPGFHYVPYNDITAIEEAIALLDTPSRHVAAIMLEPLQGEGGVRPGDVAYFQRVRQICDEKGILLILDEVQVGMGRTGHQWGYENLGIEPDIFTSAKGLGGGIPIGAMLCKSFCDVFQPGDHASTFGGNPFACGVALKVCQTLEQDNLLENVRQRGEQLRSGLKAIAQKYPNLITEVRGWGLINGLVLNSDIELTSSQIVKAAMDDGLLLVPAGPKVVRFVPPLIVNEAEIDGALQAIERALAALG
- a CDS encoding ATP phosphoribosyltransferase regulatory subunit — protein: MVYQPPVGARDLLPLDVAQKRWIEDRLQNVFHRWGYHRIITSTLERMDTLMAGGAVQQSTVIQLQEIENEALGLRPELTASIARAAVTRMAGATLPQRLYYNANVFRRAAKGSHTSQQEFYQAGVELIGGGGVVADAEVLLLLSDCMNSLELDSWYLILGEAGLTRSLLSAFPESVREQVRGAIATLDRLSLETLPLSDELRERALLLFDLRGRPADVLQRVSKLDLDATQRNAVNNLKSLIELLEETSAAQARPTPPLILDLSLIQTLDYYTGIVFEVISGSAGQRVLGQGGRYDQLLGLYHPQGETHPGIGFVFNIEELHQTLLPTGRLPLDTPPSHWLVVPITPQAQAAAFAYAHKIRESTNLVRVEVDLSHHPDAETTRAYAQRRNISQIAWIQADGQPEIEQIG
- a CDS encoding inositol monophosphatase family protein, whose translation is MTSLSPDHLHPFLDIATEAALTGGAILQSYWGKLDNIIEKGRPGDLVTEADKAAEHAILTVIKRHFPGHAILAEESGRSGDATATYLWAIDPLDGTTNFAHQYPFYAVSIGLLIEGIPQVGVVYNPSLQELFRAAKGLGATRNRQPIRVSTTSELSKSLLVTGFAYDRRETSDNNYAEFCHLTHLTQGVRRGGSASMDLAYVACGRLDGYWERGLSPWDMAAGVVLVEEAGGVVTAYDNSPFVLQSGRILATNGHIHTALSHTLGQIKPLAFTPL
- a CDS encoding DUF3747 domain-containing protein gives rise to the protein MKGGVGLRLGLLAAVGVGLSGFWEPAAAVRFEQREVDQSRLVAIAAPVGGTSHQLLILEQLNNRRACWNETGNGPTTIDPVLLNFDFTGICNRSTDSNGYSLRVGNEDLGLQYSLRVVRQGDDLVLMAVSHRGNTPPLEIGRTHGYTNGFARIELNPGWRMTKRVYNNQTLPHIYLTHNQDLPTLIASASGNGGVPTPVVRPPAPVTPPVATRPSPALPPTTVSPTPPENLPTVPVSGTPIARPTLPPSTPTPNRPPVTSPQPSTSTVSYRVVVEAETIVQQDQVRAIAPGAFRTLVNGQAVMQAGLFRNRDTADALERQLRAANLQAMVIPVAGWTPPTNPQPLPPIANPGTPNPQTPIARRVVVIDPGHGGRDPGAIGIGGIQEKEIVLAIAQEVASLLERQGVQAVMTRRDDRTLDLEPRVTFAERANADLFVSIHANATASGSNANGAETYYSSGAGRQLAQAIQSNLIQATGMNDRGVKQARFYVLTQTSMPAALVEVGFVTGQQDVRRLSSPTSRSQIAGAITDGILQYIQQSE